Proteins co-encoded in one Prunus persica cultivar Lovell chromosome G6, Prunus_persica_NCBIv2, whole genome shotgun sequence genomic window:
- the LOC18772759 gene encoding uncharacterized protein LOC18772759 translates to MAETTPSPSSSTWEQGEQVNVNSSNMSLGKGDDDEKNGQEAAASASSVAMAASMAEDLQRTVMQSTDSAIRSARSLQHHLPQYVEKAVSDYRTYENAFFTKIKEGLMSAREHPTSTLGIGLTAAFLLLPGPRRFFIRQTFSRLQSEEAQFVRAEKNVKELNLSVDLMKKESKKLLERALLAEKDMKYGQTDLMDVGSQIQSLSKSVHKVESQAADLMDGLREIPNREALKLRAEVASMASVLKRQRSVLDKRIMKISELGLPV, encoded by the exons atgGCGGAGACGACGCCGTCGCCGTCATCATCAACGTGGGAGCAAGGGGAACAGGTGAATGTGAATAGTAGTAATATGAGTTTAGGAaagggtgatgatgatgaaaagAATGGGCAAGAGGCAGCAGCATCAGCTTCTTCAGTGGCAATGGCAGCATCGATGGCGGAGGATCTGCAGCGTACGGTCATGCAATCCACGGACTCTGCCATTCGTTCAGCTCGCTCTCTCCAACACCACTTGCCCCAATATGTCGAAAAAGCTGTCTCCGACTACAGGACCTACGAAAATGCTTTCTTCACCAAGATCAAAG AAGGGTTGATGAGTGCAAGAGAGCACCCGACCTCAACTCTTGGAATTGGTCTTACTGCTGCCTTCCTTCTTTTGCCAG GACCAAGAAGGTTCTTCATCCGCCAGACATTTAGTCGACTTCAGAGTGAGGAG GCACAATTTGTTAGAGCTGAGAAGAATGTAAAGGAGCTAAATCTTTCAGTTGATTTGATGAAGAAGGAGAGCAAGAAACTTCTTGAAAGGGCACTTCTTGCTGAAAAGGATATGAAATATGGCCAGACTGATCTCAT GGATGTGGGAAGTCAAATTCAATCTCTATCTAAATCTGTTCACAAGGTTGAATCCCAAGCTGCAG ATTTAATGGATGGGCTGCGAGAAATTCCTAATAGGGAGGCCTTGAAGCTTAGAGCAGAG GTTGCTTCAATGGCATCAGTTTTGAAAAGGCAGAGGTCTGTGCTGGACAAACGGATAATGAAGATCTCGGAACTAGGACTTCCAGTGTAA